DNA from Krasilnikovia cinnamomea:
GGTGAGCTATGCGTACGCGGTCCGCAGCGGTTCGCCGGCTATCTGGATCCGGTCGAGAACCAGCACCGGTTCTTCGAACCGGCGTTGGCGGACACCCGCGGTCATAGTGGGCCGTTGACCGACGACCACTACTACCGAACCGGCGATGTGGTGAGGGTCGAACCGGCCGGGATCGTCCATGTGGGTCGTGTGGACCACCAGATCAAAAACAGGGGATTCCGGATCGAGCCGGGCGACATCGAGGCGGTCCTTAATCGGCACCCCTCCATAAATGAGGCGATCGTTGTCACACCGCACGATGGGTCGGAGCCCGAGCTGCTGGCAGCGTACACCGGCGATCCCGTCGCAGTGAACGAGCTCATGCAGTACACCCACCAACACCTGCCCGCCTACATGGTGCCGGTCGGCTTCGTGCGGCTGGAAAGCCTTCCACGCACCAGCAACGGCAAGGTCGACCGGCGATCGATCACAAAGACGGTGCAGTCGGTGTGGCGGGTCTGACGCGATCCGGAATTCTTCTGAGAGAAGGGTCATCGCATGCAGGATGGTCGTCGTCCCCGTCTCATCGTCATGTTCGAGGAAGGAGCGGTCACCCCGTCCGAAATCCTGCTGAGCCTCACGGAATGGGCTGACCTCATCATCGTGCTCGGCGACTCACCGTACACCCTGACGGCCGCGCCCTTCCTCGAAGGCATCGCCGAAACGACGCCGCTGCAACAGCCGCGCGATCAGCTGATCGCGCTACTGCGGCAGTGGGAGCCCGACGGCATCATCACGTACGCAGAAAGAATGCTCGTTCCCACCGCCGAGATCGCGGACGCGCTGAATCTGCTGTTCCATTCGCCGGAGACGGCGATGCTGCTGCGCGACAAGTACGCCCAGCGGCGGCGGCTGGCGGCCGCCGGCGTTCAGGAGACCAAGAGCGCCCACCTACGCGATACCACGCAATGGTCGAATGTTGTGCGCGATGTCGGACTTCCCGTAGTGGTCAAGCCACGGCTCGGTGAGGGAAGCCAGTACACGCACCTGGTACGCGACGAGGCCTCCGGCGCGATGCTGCTCAGCCGCCTGGCCGCGGAGTACGGCGGCGAGCTTGTCGCCGAGGAGTTTATCGAAGGTCAATCCCGGTTACCGTTCGGCGACTACGTCTCAGTGGAGAGTTACGTCGTCGAGGGCGAGATCACTCATCTCGCCATCACCGGGAAATTCCCCATTTTGCCCCCGTTCCGGGAACAGGGCCACTTCTGGCCCGCACCGGTCTCGTCCGCCGAACACGACGAGATCATCGCCCTGACCCGGCGTGCATTGCTCGCCCTCGATATCCGCACCGGCATCACCCATACCGAGGTGAAACTGACCTCTGAAGGCCCACGACTGATCGAGGTGAACGGCCGCATCGGCGGTCAGATCAACGAGCTGGCACTGCGCGCGTGCGGGGTGGATCTGATCGCGGCGGCCGCCGCGATCGCAATGGGCCATCCCGTCCATGGGTTGGCATTAAATCCACAGGGAACGTTCTTTCAATACCACAACCTGCCGCCGCTAGCGGCGTGCCGGCTGACCGAGGTCAGCGGCGTGCAGGACGCCAAGCAGGTCGACGGCGTCCAGTCATACGAGGTTTACCTGCACCCACCGGCGGAACTGAACCGCGGAGTGATGACGACGTGGATCGACGTCATCCGGGGACGGGCCACCAACCACCTCGAGATGCTGGACATCCTCGACCGCGCGAACGCGAAACTGTCATTCACCTATGACACGGTTGAGGGGCCTCTGACCGCGCCGGCGATGTGGACGCTGCAACGAACCGGTAGCGCCCTGGTCGGCCCGCCCATCTGACCTCTTTCTTCATCAGTGAGTGAACTGATCTCAGCAAGGAAGAGCTACTAATTCTGGATGACACGGGTGAATAGGTAGTATCGGACGTTCCTGGAAATAGACGTGGAGCCATCGATAGACAGGTCTTGCGACAGATCCACGTCTTCGAGAGGGCTCCACGTGCTGGCTTATCGTGCCATGGTCGACGTTCCGAGGGAACTGGTGCAGCACGTGGCCCGGTTGCTGCACGCCGAGCGCCGCGCGCTTGGCACCCGGAAGAAGACTCGCGCGCTGACCTGCTTCTACCAGGCATTGTTCGTGCTCGTCTGGTTCCGTAAGCAGGAGGACCTGACCCTGCTGGGCGCCGGCTTCGGGGTCTCGCGGGCGACCGCATACCGCTACCGCGACGAAGGCGTCGCGGTCCTCGCCGCGCAGGCGATCGATCTGCACACCGCCCTGCGCCGGGCTGCCGCCGACGGCTGGTCATACGTGATCCTCGACGGCAAGCTGTTCGACTGCGACCGGCTCACCGAGACCACCCTGTC
Protein-coding regions in this window:
- a CDS encoding ATP-grasp domain-containing protein, producing MQDGRRPRLIVMFEEGAVTPSEILLSLTEWADLIIVLGDSPYTLTAAPFLEGIAETTPLQQPRDQLIALLRQWEPDGIITYAERMLVPTAEIADALNLLFHSPETAMLLRDKYAQRRRLAAAGVQETKSAHLRDTTQWSNVVRDVGLPVVVKPRLGEGSQYTHLVRDEASGAMLLSRLAAEYGGELVAEEFIEGQSRLPFGDYVSVESYVVEGEITHLAITGKFPILPPFREQGHFWPAPVSSAEHDEIIALTRRALLALDIRTGITHTEVKLTSEGPRLIEVNGRIGGQINELALRACGVDLIAAAAAIAMGHPVHGLALNPQGTFFQYHNLPPLAACRLTEVSGVQDAKQVDGVQSYEVYLHPPAELNRGVMTTWIDVIRGRATNHLEMLDILDRANAKLSFTYDTVEGPLTAPAMWTLQRTGSALVGPPI